The Aspergillus oryzae RIB40 DNA, chromosome 5 genome segment AAAGCATCACCCCCTATCTTGATAATGCCACCACGGAAATTATCTTCAAACGCTATATCACAAATATGGCTCCCACATTCCCAGCCGTAGTCTTCCCTCCAGGCACAACGGCGGCCGATGTACGGAAGGACAACCCGATTCTCCTGTTAGCAATTCTTGACGTAGCATCGTCTGGGTTCTGTGAGTTGGAGATTCAGCGAAGACTCCGAAAGCTGGTCGTGCAGACGTACGTTCATTGTATGCTACGCAGCGACCAATACACCCTCGGCTTACTGCAAGCATTGATCGTTTCTGCCACATGGTATCGGTCAATTGAGCCATTGGAGCCGGGAGAGCAAATGGATATCTACCAAATTGGTCACACTGCTGCTAATATGGCATTGATCATGGGACTGGGTGACAAATTGAATAATAAAAACAGATCCTCAGCTTTGCCAGGGGAGGGACAGACCGACCGACGCCAAGCAGAGTTTCTTGGAGCTCGGAGGGTCTGGTTGGGATGTCACTATATTTGCTCGAAGTGGGTGATCGGAGTCGACGTCTACTAATGCGCTTGCTAACACTTCGTAGCACTTCTATGTCTCTACGGGCGCCGAACGTCATGAGATGGACCCACTGTATGGATGAATGTTTAGAAATTCTGGAAACCTCTCCTGATGCTTTCCCATCCGACAAGGTCCTGTGTCAGCACATTCGTCTACAGCGTATAACCGAAGAAGCTGCAATGCAACTATCACTTAAAGATTTTTCTGCTTCTCGGTCGTCACGGGCCATACAGATCCAAACATCGTATGCCTTGTCCAAGCGACAACTCTCTGACTGGCGTAACAGCATCCGTGAAGACGGTTTTGATGGCAAGCACTCTCTTCGCTTTTTTCATGAATCCTTGAAGTTGACTAATTATTCAATATTCTTATATAGGTGCACTACAACTCTCCTACTATTTCTCGTCCTTGTATCTAAACGAAGTTGCCTTCTGTACAGCGTCTGAAAATCCCAGCTCTCACGCCGAAGCGCCGTCAGGAAATCAGACAtcagccaccatcatcattccAGCAGACATATTCAGCGAATGCGTCGAGACCATAGATCACATATTCCGAGTTCTTACCTCGTTGGACATGTCTGCGATTCGAGTCTTACCAGCAGTGCATCTAATCCGGATGATCTACACCGCGCTCATCCTA includes the following:
- a CDS encoding Zn(II)2Cys6 transcription factor domain-containing protein (predicted protein) produces the protein METWDSNLPTKTSEEQSQHALASRHNTNNNNLRACHSCHISKVRCNQPIPGMPCLRCQKACKPCFLVEKPQKNRQEVNGRILELQSKIDKMISAAVKQEATDNRTRNTESFPAGPTDLTPISHIPGQHGWGSSVGNTPPILSNVGSGVVDLKTSIQSVLDKSITPYLDNATTEIIFKRYITNMAPTFPAVVFPPGTTAADVRKDNPILLLAILDVASSGFCELEIQRRLRKLVVQTYVHCMLRSDQYTLGLLQALIVSATWYRSIEPLEPGEQMDIYQIGHTAANMALIMGLGDKLNNKNRSSALPGEGQTDRRQAEFLGARRVWLGCHYICSKWVIGVDVY